Proteins from a single region of Fibrobacter sp. UWB5:
- a CDS encoding Smr/MutS family protein, whose protein sequence is MALNEEEEFQLQWINNHHMEDKDAQMQKVAEAAAVRPTRAPRGRKMRRNPSAWELPVPEDEIDLHGMTSDEAAETVERRIDDLMIAGLKILRVIHGGGNPSYGNVKRIIDRKVRSEWSNRIQLYKVEPDNAGSSIMILGKPRPAPTKTTRKPAKK, encoded by the coding sequence ATGGCGCTAAACGAAGAAGAAGAATTCCAGCTGCAGTGGATAAACAACCACCATATGGAAGACAAGGACGCTCAAATGCAGAAGGTGGCCGAAGCGGCCGCCGTACGCCCGACACGCGCCCCGCGTGGGCGTAAAATGCGCCGCAACCCCAGCGCCTGGGAATTGCCCGTGCCCGAAGACGAAATTGACCTGCACGGCATGACCTCGGACGAGGCTGCAGAAACCGTGGAGCGGCGCATCGATGACCTAATGATCGCTGGCCTCAAGATCCTCAGGGTCATCCACGGCGGCGGGAACCCCAGCTACGGCAACGTGAAGCGCATTATCGACCGCAAGGTGCGTTCCGAATGGAGCAACCGTATCCAGCTGTACAAAGTCGAGCCCGACAACGCCGGATCGAGCATCATGATCCTCGGAAAACCGCGCCCCGCCCCGACAAAAACCACCAGAAAGCCCGCCAAGAAATAA
- a CDS encoding fibrobacter succinogenes major paralogous domain-containing protein, translated as MKFWLALFVSLLVAYASAAPKSKKKNEFKDPRDKQTYRTVKIAGLEWLGDNLNYKTEGSFCYKDEDDQCMVYGRLYTWDAAKKACPAGFRLPTHADFESLWTAAGADFNAGYLIKADYGWSGDTNGNDTLKFSAMPAGNRFDDETYGNTAKFAFFWSSDDASEGIAPGSARVWYLTSKSMAFGYMSKPKTFGFSVRCVR; from the coding sequence ATGAAGTTTTGGCTTGCCTTATTTGTAAGTTTGCTTGTAGCCTATGCCTCGGCGGCTCCTAAATCCAAAAAGAAAAACGAGTTCAAGGACCCGCGCGACAAGCAGACGTATCGCACGGTGAAAATTGCCGGCCTCGAATGGTTGGGCGACAACCTGAATTACAAAACCGAGGGCAGTTTCTGCTACAAAGATGAAGACGACCAATGCATGGTTTACGGCAGGCTCTACACTTGGGATGCGGCCAAAAAGGCATGCCCCGCCGGGTTCCGCTTGCCGACTCACGCCGACTTCGAAAGCCTCTGGACTGCAGCAGGCGCCGACTTTAACGCGGGCTACTTGATTAAGGCTGATTACGGCTGGTCGGGCGACACCAACGGCAACGACACTCTCAAATTCTCGGCGATGCCTGCTGGCAACCGTTTCGACGACGAAACCTACGGCAATACCGCCAAATTCGCCTTCTTCTGGAGCTCCGACGACGCCTCCGAGGGCATTGCCCCGGGCTCCGCCCGTGTGTGGTATCTCACCAGCAAATCCATGGCCTTTGGCTACATGTCCAAACCCAAGACCTTCGGATTCTCTGTACGGTGCGTGCGGTAA
- a CDS encoding type II toxin-antitoxin system YafQ family toxin has translation MNSKDGFKYNLRITNRFKKHLKQIAKRNIEHVSKIEGVVNSLQKGETLEARFKDHALVGKWNGHRECHILPDLLLIYKIEENILILELVDTGSHADLFGK, from the coding sequence ATGAACTCCAAAGACGGATTCAAGTATAATTTACGGATTACAAACCGCTTCAAAAAGCACCTTAAACAAATTGCCAAAAGAAACATTGAACACGTCAGCAAGATTGAAGGCGTCGTTAACTCCCTGCAAAAAGGAGAAACTCTTGAAGCTCGATTTAAGGACCATGCTTTAGTCGGAAAATGGAACGGCCATAGGGAATGCCACATTCTTCCCGATCTTTTGTTAATCTACAAAATCGAAGAAAACATTCTTATTCTAGAACTTGTAGACACCGGCTCTCACGCCGATTTATTCGGGAAATAA
- a CDS encoding CopG family antitoxin: MKKEYDFSKMKAKKNPYAKFLKKQITIRLNSETIDYFKKMATELGIPYQVLIDSYLTDCANTKRKLNMSWE, translated from the coding sequence ATGAAGAAGGAATATGATTTTTCAAAAATGAAGGCCAAGAAGAATCCTTATGCAAAGTTCCTGAAAAAACAAATAACAATAAGGTTGAATTCTGAAACAATTGACTATTTCAAAAAAATGGCTACTGAACTCGGTATTCCGTATCAGGTGTTGATAGATTCGTATTTGACGGATTGTGCAAATACAAAACGCAAACTGAACATGAGTTGGGAGTAG
- a CDS encoding BrnT family toxin — MQVEFVWDDKKNASNQKKHGISFEEAKTCFEDDHARVFFDAEHSAQEERSILVGLSNQLRTLVVVFTERSGIVSEQLINRIISARKATRKEFQYYWNARKGDCL; from the coding sequence ATGCAAGTAGAATTCGTCTGGGACGACAAGAAAAATGCATCAAATCAAAAGAAACATGGTATTTCATTTGAGGAGGCTAAAACTTGTTTTGAAGATGACCATGCAAGAGTTTTCTTTGACGCCGAACATTCTGCGCAAGAAGAAAGATCAATTCTTGTCGGTTTGTCAAATCAATTGAGGACTTTGGTTGTTGTATTTACAGAACGAAGCGGGATTGTTTCCGAACAGTTGATAAATCGCATCATCAGTGCCCGAAAAGCGACTAGAAAGGAATTTCAATATTATTGGAACGCAAGAAAAGGAGATTGCTTATGA
- a CDS encoding type II toxin-antitoxin system RelB/DinJ family antitoxin produces MSTVVTNIRIDKELKAQATELFNDLGLTLSQAFTVFLKQAILHHGLPFAVTRPPSKELLEAIKEGEELAHDPNAKTYASFDELLEELDIKK; encoded by the coding sequence ATGAGTACCGTGGTAACAAACATACGAATCGACAAAGAGCTCAAGGCTCAGGCAACCGAACTATTCAACGACTTGGGCTTGACGCTTTCCCAGGCGTTTACGGTTTTCCTGAAGCAAGCCATTCTGCACCACGGCCTGCCTTTTGCCGTTACAAGACCTCCGTCCAAAGAACTCCTCGAAGCCATCAAGGAAGGCGAAGAACTCGCCCACGATCCTAATGCAAAAACTTATGCTTCGTTCGACGAATTGCTTGAGGAACTGGACATAAAAAAATGA
- a CDS encoding FISUMP domain-containing protein → MKVWWDFYNRRSSVKIFANALALSILLALLAACGDESSSSVSPEPRQCEEQSNDCDNVSSSSEKISKNSSSSQKSADKGKSSSSVEKSKESSSSVKPSSSSEAKSSSSEEVKQSSSSVVASSSSVTSSETVESSSSSYDRTDAFKGTLWRKGEYKTFVDTRDNREYYYIQITGEDTAGKAATIKVMAENLNVGEFVWGSEDQEDDSKIERYCYKNDTANCNKYGGLYQWAEMMQLPSRCNTESCADLIKPNHQGICPSGWRLLTYNDYYIVVHADNNEDGVKGTRSAYGFGGSNDSGYSLIGAGYRSEEGGFARLEDYTIWFYLEEQNSQEHRSSCNGMNPNKTTISSGYQSKVTGASVRCVMVE, encoded by the coding sequence ATGAAAGTTTGGTGGGATTTTTATAACCGGAGGTCTTCTGTGAAGATTTTTGCAAACGCTTTGGCTCTGTCCATTCTCCTAGCCCTGCTTGCAGCATGTGGCGATGAATCCTCTTCTTCTGTTTCGCCGGAACCTCGCCAGTGCGAGGAACAGAGCAATGACTGCGATAATGTAAGTTCTAGCAGTGAAAAAATTTCCAAAAATTCTTCAAGCTCGCAAAAGAGCGCTGATAAGGGCAAGTCTTCTTCCTCGGTAGAAAAGTCGAAGGAATCCAGTTCCTCGGTAAAGCCGTCTTCTTCTTCGGAAGCCAAGTCGAGCAGCAGCGAAGAAGTTAAGCAGTCTTCTTCGAGTGTTGTTGCTTCGAGCAGTAGCGTCACCTCTTCTGAAACTGTAGAATCGAGTAGCAGTTCTTACGATAGGACCGATGCGTTTAAGGGAACGCTTTGGCGTAAAGGTGAGTACAAAACATTTGTTGATACCCGCGACAACCGTGAATACTATTACATACAAATTACCGGCGAAGACACGGCAGGCAAGGCTGCTACCATCAAGGTGATGGCTGAAAACCTGAATGTCGGCGAATTCGTTTGGGGCTCTGAGGATCAAGAAGATGATTCTAAAATAGAACGCTACTGTTACAAAAACGATACTGCTAACTGCAACAAGTACGGTGGCCTATACCAGTGGGCAGAAATGATGCAATTGCCGAGCCGTTGCAACACCGAAAGCTGTGCCGATTTAATCAAGCCAAACCACCAGGGAATATGCCCCAGTGGCTGGCGCCTATTGACTTATAATGACTACTACATTGTGGTGCATGCTGATAACAATGAAGATGGGGTAAAGGGAACCCGTTCTGCGTACGGCTTTGGCGGTAGCAATGATAGTGGCTATAGCCTTATTGGTGCTGGGTATCGTTCTGAAGAGGGTGGGTTTGCAAGATTGGAGGATTATACAATTTGGTTTTATCTTGAGGAACAGAACTCACAAGAGCATCGCTCTTCTTGTAATGGAATGAATCCTAATAAGACGACCATTTCTTCTGGTTATCAGTCTAAGGTGACAGGAGCCTCCGTCCGTTGCGTAATGGTCGAGTAA